The following proteins are co-located in the Paenibacillus sp. FSL H8-0079 genome:
- a CDS encoding cytochrome P450 — protein sequence MSDETYIPQPKMYGPLGNLPLIDKDKPTLSLGVLAEQYGPIYRLTVPGYSGLIVSGPDLVAELCDVSRFDKFVYNELENVRAFGGDGLFTSRTSEPNWKKAHNILLPTFSKQAMKGYHPMMVDIADQLINKWARLNSNDTIDVADDMTRLTLDTIGLCGFNYRFNSFYRQDHSPFIESMVRALNEAMQKSSRLKIQNLLMVKTKRQFQEDIQTMFSLVDQIIEERKASSAPGEVDLLARMLNGKDPETGEMLDDENIRYQIITFLIAGHETTSGLLSFALYFLLKNPESLQKAYDEVDQILVSDSPKYEEILQLPYIRMILSESLRLWPTAPGFDVYAKEDTVIGGKYPLKKGESCSILLPQLHRDREAWGEDAELFRPERFEDTTKVPHHAYKPFGNGERACIGMQFALYEATLVLAMVLKHFELIDYSNYELDVKQTLTLKPGDFRIQVKARTTSQTMNKSAVYAEEKPAPIVRKNVASDSQTREMLAVEADGNPSLLVLYGSNLGTAEGIARELAEKGRSYGIPSEAATLNEWKGRLTQQCVVLIVTASYNGKPPQNATAFVDWLREAESEEAQDVNYAVLGCGDRSWSGTYQSIPRLMDEKLEILGGKRLLSRGEADAGGDMEKQVDAWQHMLWPQVLNALGINEEMVKPSIPSTSRLQMEIVREKSDMPLARTYDASYATVVVNKELQARGSGRSTRHIEVLLPEGMSYREGDHLGVLPSNQKQNVDRILRRFGLNEDIQVQLTSDLTHLTHLPLNRPVKVHELLTHCVELQAPVTRTQLQELANHTVCPPHKRELEGILEENSYRDVVLANRITMLELLEKYEACELPFEKFLELLPPLKPRYYSISSSPSLNSELASITVSVVREPAWSGKGEYLGVASSYLAGCPSGARILMFVRTPESEFHLSEEADVPMIMVGPGTGVAPFRGFLQARAVMKQRGLPLSEAHLFFGCRNDSDFIYRQELEQFEREGIVKLHTAFSRTEGKPKTYVQHLMKEDSEQLLHMLMNKGKLYVCGDGSQMAPAVEETLRQAYQEVQGATVQQAKEWLIQLQAEGRYVQDVWAGNKRTGETPKAVHEEVH from the coding sequence ATGAGTGATGAAACTTACATTCCACAGCCCAAAATGTATGGACCACTTGGCAATCTGCCCTTAATTGATAAAGATAAACCCACGCTGTCGCTAGGTGTTCTGGCTGAGCAGTATGGACCGATATATCGACTTACCGTTCCCGGTTATTCCGGTTTAATCGTATCAGGACCAGATCTTGTCGCGGAGTTATGCGATGTGTCCCGGTTTGACAAGTTTGTATACAATGAACTCGAAAACGTACGTGCCTTTGGAGGCGATGGTTTATTCACAAGCAGAACATCGGAGCCCAACTGGAAAAAGGCCCATAACATTCTGCTTCCCACCTTCAGCAAACAGGCCATGAAAGGCTATCATCCCATGATGGTTGATATTGCCGATCAGTTGATCAACAAGTGGGCACGCCTCAATTCCAACGATACGATTGATGTTGCGGACGATATGACACGCCTTACGTTGGATACCATTGGACTGTGTGGATTCAATTATCGATTCAACAGTTTTTACAGACAGGACCACAGTCCTTTTATTGAAAGCATGGTTCGGGCATTAAATGAAGCGATGCAAAAGAGCTCACGTTTGAAAATTCAAAATCTGCTTATGGTGAAAACCAAACGACAGTTCCAGGAGGATATTCAGACGATGTTCTCTCTGGTAGATCAGATTATAGAGGAACGTAAAGCGAGTTCAGCACCAGGAGAGGTCGACTTGCTCGCACGTATGCTGAATGGAAAAGATCCGGAGACTGGCGAAATGCTGGATGATGAGAACATTCGTTATCAGATTATCACGTTTCTCATTGCCGGACATGAGACGACGAGTGGTTTGTTATCCTTTGCTCTATATTTTTTATTGAAAAATCCGGAATCGCTTCAAAAGGCGTATGACGAGGTGGATCAGATATTGGTCAGTGACTCACCAAAATATGAAGAAATTCTTCAGCTTCCCTATATTCGTATGATTCTCAGTGAATCGCTACGTCTATGGCCAACCGCTCCGGGATTTGACGTATATGCCAAAGAGGACACCGTCATAGGTGGCAAATACCCCTTGAAGAAAGGGGAAAGTTGCAGTATTCTTTTGCCCCAACTACACCGTGACAGAGAGGCATGGGGAGAGGATGCGGAACTTTTCCGTCCAGAGCGATTTGAAGATACGACTAAAGTGCCTCATCATGCGTATAAACCTTTTGGTAATGGGGAAAGAGCGTGTATAGGCATGCAGTTTGCTTTATATGAAGCAACACTTGTGCTTGCCATGGTCCTCAAACATTTTGAGCTGATCGATTATAGCAATTATGAGTTGGATGTTAAACAGACGTTAACGTTGAAGCCGGGAGACTTCCGGATTCAGGTGAAAGCGCGCACGACTTCGCAAACGATGAATAAGTCTGCTGTATATGCAGAAGAGAAACCTGCTCCTATTGTTCGTAAAAATGTAGCAAGTGACAGCCAGACGAGAGAAATGCTGGCCGTTGAAGCAGACGGTAACCCATCGCTCCTGGTGTTATATGGTTCCAATCTGGGAACGGCAGAAGGCATTGCCAGAGAGCTTGCGGAGAAAGGCCGTTCGTATGGAATCCCAAGTGAAGCAGCCACTCTGAATGAGTGGAAGGGCCGATTAACCCAACAATGTGTCGTTCTCATCGTTACTGCTTCGTATAACGGTAAACCACCTCAAAATGCTACGGCATTTGTAGACTGGTTGAGGGAAGCGGAGTCAGAGGAAGCACAGGATGTGAACTATGCCGTTCTGGGCTGTGGAGATCGGAGCTGGTCCGGGACGTACCAGAGTATTCCGCGATTGATGGATGAGAAGCTTGAAATATTGGGAGGTAAAAGACTGTTATCCCGCGGTGAAGCCGATGCCGGAGGTGATATGGAAAAGCAAGTCGATGCGTGGCAACATATGTTGTGGCCTCAGGTGTTGAATGCTTTGGGGATCAACGAGGAAATGGTGAAGCCATCCATACCAAGCACAAGCAGACTTCAAATGGAGATTGTCCGCGAGAAATCGGATATGCCGCTTGCACGTACTTATGATGCCAGCTATGCCACGGTTGTGGTGAATAAAGAGCTTCAGGCGCGGGGAAGTGGGAGAAGCACACGTCACATCGAGGTGTTACTGCCTGAAGGCATGAGTTATCGAGAAGGGGACCATCTGGGTGTATTGCCTAGCAATCAGAAGCAGAATGTGGATCGGATACTCCGTCGGTTCGGACTAAATGAAGACATTCAAGTTCAATTAACTTCGGACTTGACACACCTTACGCATCTTCCTCTGAACCGTCCCGTCAAGGTACATGAATTGCTCACTCACTGTGTGGAATTGCAGGCGCCTGTTACCAGAACACAGTTGCAGGAGTTAGCTAATCATACGGTATGCCCACCTCATAAGCGTGAACTGGAAGGCATTTTGGAGGAAAATAGCTACAGGGATGTGGTTCTGGCAAATAGAATCACTATGCTGGAACTGCTGGAAAAGTATGAGGCGTGTGAGTTGCCTTTCGAAAAGTTCCTTGAATTATTGCCTCCACTTAAGCCAAGATACTATTCAATATCCAGCTCGCCAAGCCTGAATTCCGAGCTAGCGAGCATAACTGTATCGGTAGTAAGAGAGCCTGCATGGAGTGGCAAGGGTGAATATCTGGGAGTTGCTTCATCGTACCTCGCTGGTTGTCCATCTGGAGCACGTATTCTGATGTTTGTACGTACACCTGAATCCGAATTCCATCTGTCAGAAGAGGCTGACGTTCCCATGATCATGGTGGGACCGGGGACGGGGGTTGCACCGTTCAGAGGTTTCCTCCAGGCAAGAGCTGTCATGAAACAGAGAGGTTTGCCACTGAGTGAGGCTCATTTGTTCTTTGGATGCAGGAATGATTCAGATTTCATATATCGTCAGGAGCTTGAACAATTCGAACGTGAAGGAATTGTTAAGCTACACACTGCTTTTTCTCGTACTGAGGGCAAGCCCAAAACGTATGTACAGCATCTAATGAAGGAGGATTCCGAGCAGTTGCTTCATATGCTGATGAACAAAGGAAAACTCTACGTATGTGGAGATGGAAGCCAGATGGCTCCTGCAGTGGAAGAGACTTTGCGGCAAGCGTATCAGGAGGTGCAGGGAGCAACGGTGCAGCAAGCGAAAGAATGGCTCATCCAGCTTCAGGCCGAAGGGCGCTACGTGCAAGACGTGTGGGCAGGTAATAAACGAACAGGTGAAACTCCTAAAGCTGTGCATGAGGAGGTACATTGA